The following are from one region of the Planctomycetaceae bacterium genome:
- the argJ gene encoding bifunctional glutamate N-acetyltransferase/amino-acid acetyltransferase ArgJ, protein MSDDHAQLPRGFRASGTTCGIKASGKPDLALFVSDSPASAAGVFTTNRVCGAPVTVTRGRVPSESVRAVIINSGNSNACTGTRGIEDAQAMTAAVAAQIGCSREDVLVCSTGVIGVPLPMGIVQAGIPKAVSALGDCGASFLNAATSMMTTDTFAKQASVEVQLGGRSVRIAGCAKGAAMIAPNMATMLSLVMTDAVLTAQQCDEALRFGVDRTFNCISVDGHMSTSDTVLLLASGASGVQPSGDDLTQLRNSVQQVCEKLATDIIRDAEGAEHFITVDVEGFETRAAAHCIAKEIADSALVKTAITGNDPNWGRITSAAGYAGIPFDPAYLSLTINDTEVYRAGTPLSFDSAALSRQMKSRREVHLRLVLSGGPASGGESVRYWTSDLTQEYVRLNSEYTT, encoded by the coding sequence ATGTCAGACGATCACGCTCAACTGCCGCGCGGCTTTCGGGCTTCCGGCACCACCTGCGGCATCAAGGCCAGCGGCAAGCCCGACCTGGCGCTGTTCGTGTCCGACTCACCGGCCTCGGCCGCCGGCGTTTTTACAACGAACCGCGTGTGCGGAGCTCCCGTGACGGTAACGCGCGGACGAGTCCCTTCGGAGTCCGTGCGGGCGGTCATCATCAACTCCGGGAACTCAAACGCCTGCACGGGAACAAGAGGGATCGAAGATGCGCAGGCCATGACGGCAGCAGTCGCCGCACAAATCGGTTGCAGCAGGGAAGACGTTCTGGTCTGTTCAACCGGAGTGATCGGAGTGCCGCTGCCAATGGGGATCGTCCAGGCAGGCATTCCGAAGGCGGTGTCGGCTCTGGGTGACTGCGGCGCGTCGTTCCTGAATGCCGCCACGTCGATGATGACCACCGACACGTTTGCGAAGCAGGCGTCCGTCGAAGTGCAACTCGGCGGTCGCAGCGTACGAATCGCCGGCTGCGCGAAGGGAGCCGCCATGATTGCCCCGAATATGGCCACCATGCTGTCGTTAGTTATGACCGATGCCGTGCTGACGGCTCAGCAGTGCGACGAAGCTCTGCGGTTCGGCGTCGACCGGACTTTCAACTGCATCAGCGTCGACGGGCACATGAGCACCAGCGACACTGTTCTGCTGCTGGCCAGTGGAGCTTCCGGAGTGCAGCCGTCCGGCGACGACCTGACCCAGCTGCGCAATTCCGTGCAGCAGGTCTGCGAAAAGCTGGCCACCGACATTATTCGCGACGCCGAAGGTGCGGAGCACTTTATCACTGTCGACGTCGAAGGTTTCGAAACCCGCGCCGCCGCACACTGCATTGCGAAGGAAATTGCCGACAGCGCACTGGTGAAGACCGCCATCACGGGAAACGATCCGAACTGGGGACGCATCACCTCAGCGGCCGGGTACGCAGGAATTCCCTTCGACCCTGCGTACCTGTCACTGACGATCAACGACACGGAAGTCTACCGGGCCGGCACTCCGCTTAGCTTTGACAGTGCGGCCCTCTCCCGCCAAATGAAGTCCCGTCGCGAGGTACATCTGCGGCTGGTGCTTTCCGGCGGTCCGGCTTCCGGCGGCGAATCCGTCCGATACTGGACCAGCGACCTGACTCAGGAATACGTCCGGCTCAATTCCGAGTACACAACGTGA
- a CDS encoding protein kinase, with protein MADASIQPLEKFGDFEIVGELGRGGMGVVYEARQVSLKRRVALKVLSGRMGLTPRAITRFKLEAEAAARLHHSNIVPIFATGEQDGIPFYAMEFIDGPSLDRIIRQMRLTRRGPPADGAATRPQAVTPGTVEAITATGGPEHDTEDPAINWSVETIIGRHESPGATATAHDQTPAEQTSPEKTTPEPTSPQPTAPEQPTEMTGLAAGDLNDDATVVGDIPAEVAATVVEKPDVDEHARTAEYIKVSGSGIGETNLARRMVSSSPSDSMLFGSSGSGASLHDQSLSTGSRYFRNIARMLADVADALQHAHDAGIIHRDIKPGNMLLSRDGRLCLNDFGLVRVMDAPGVTVSGEFVGSPLYMSPEQIVTGRQPIDHRTDIYSLGATLYELMTLQPPFVGTRRDEILTQILTKEPRDPRSLNRKIPADLETICLTALDKDPDRRYPTAAAMAADLRRFVAFEPIHARRAGLGARLLKWAQRRPAVAALSCALIVLVLSGGVFGFRAYQDNRAAQKLIAENQRQAARDKLERERQQQRRVAEEADKQRAASAATAIEAATREALNGTYDRIEEHLREAEFFGAHTGEVHLLRGLAAFESGAYGEAIEHLELAVSELPDSVAARVLLMRSCLMMAVSREDLELAVQMNREFRQMTPVTRLDQLYGGSAMTGTDPLQAIEMLRELEQQESSPAVQYMLGRAYFARVVQTYLRTDLEAGFNIGDMLRLIDAARATQPDNVLAMRRQVLAHFYAADIFRLAGFQEEQRQNLFTAQETAREMLIEFPEDAKSYQVNSLLAAFDGQWDFALKYARDARLRAHSRDDLADVTSFLHRAGRTAEALYEVDKNPGSRQDQTGIYRCFLIADCEGVEQALNAYQEWLAAVNPDAPPDRGVSVFGLFCYLGRPEEAIEQTKQFQRLIRTDPPTDSMSLQVEKFTSGLIGIDELVASAETRQDRINAHYLAGLSRLGHGDRAGAVAHFEAVGSEGFPAWGLDVFDLSKGAAILLNRLREDPKWPPWITKNADDK; from the coding sequence ATGGCCGACGCCAGCATTCAACCGCTTGAGAAGTTCGGCGATTTTGAAATCGTCGGAGAACTTGGACGCGGCGGCATGGGTGTCGTGTATGAGGCCCGCCAGGTTTCGCTGAAGCGCCGTGTCGCGCTGAAGGTGCTGTCCGGGAGAATGGGGCTGACTCCCAGGGCGATCACGCGCTTTAAGCTCGAAGCGGAAGCGGCCGCGCGACTGCATCATTCCAACATCGTGCCGATTTTCGCAACCGGCGAACAGGACGGGATTCCGTTCTATGCGATGGAATTCATCGACGGCCCGTCGCTCGACCGAATCATCCGGCAAATGCGACTGACGCGCCGCGGTCCGCCGGCAGACGGCGCGGCGACGCGACCACAGGCAGTGACTCCCGGCACGGTCGAGGCCATCACGGCAACCGGCGGCCCGGAACACGACACCGAAGACCCCGCCATCAACTGGTCCGTCGAAACGATTATCGGTCGCCACGAATCGCCCGGCGCCACCGCAACTGCCCATGACCAGACTCCTGCGGAACAAACGTCGCCGGAAAAAACCACGCCCGAACCGACATCACCGCAGCCGACTGCTCCTGAACAGCCGACGGAAATGACCGGACTTGCCGCCGGCGACCTCAATGACGACGCCACCGTCGTGGGAGACATTCCGGCCGAAGTCGCAGCCACCGTCGTTGAAAAGCCGGATGTCGACGAACACGCTCGAACGGCGGAGTACATCAAGGTCAGCGGCTCCGGGATCGGCGAAACCAACCTCGCGCGGCGAATGGTGAGTTCCTCCCCGTCTGATTCCATGCTATTCGGTTCAAGCGGCTCTGGTGCTTCCCTGCACGACCAGTCTCTTTCGACCGGCAGCCGGTATTTTCGCAATATCGCTCGGATGTTGGCGGATGTGGCGGATGCTCTTCAGCACGCTCACGACGCCGGAATCATTCATCGCGATATCAAGCCGGGAAACATGCTGCTGTCCCGCGACGGGCGACTGTGTCTGAACGACTTCGGGCTGGTCCGAGTGATGGACGCACCAGGCGTCACCGTCAGCGGTGAATTCGTCGGCTCACCGTTGTACATGTCACCGGAGCAGATCGTGACCGGGCGTCAGCCGATCGATCATCGCACCGACATCTATTCGCTGGGAGCCACGCTGTATGAACTGATGACGCTGCAGCCGCCATTCGTGGGAACACGCCGCGACGAAATCCTGACGCAGATCCTGACAAAGGAGCCCCGAGATCCGCGATCTCTGAACAGGAAGATCCCTGCCGACCTGGAGACCATCTGCCTGACAGCTCTGGATAAGGATCCGGATCGAAGGTATCCGACAGCGGCGGCAATGGCCGCTGACCTGCGCCGGTTCGTGGCGTTCGAACCCATTCATGCACGACGTGCTGGACTCGGTGCTCGGCTGCTGAAATGGGCGCAGCGTCGTCCAGCGGTCGCCGCCTTGTCCTGTGCCCTGATCGTCCTGGTGCTGTCAGGCGGCGTGTTCGGCTTTCGCGCCTATCAGGACAATCGTGCCGCTCAGAAACTGATCGCAGAGAATCAGCGGCAGGCAGCGCGGGACAAGCTGGAACGCGAGCGGCAGCAACAGCGACGCGTTGCGGAAGAGGCTGACAAACAGCGGGCCGCCAGCGCCGCCACTGCGATTGAAGCGGCGACTCGCGAAGCACTGAATGGCACTTACGACCGTATCGAGGAACATCTCAGGGAAGCGGAATTCTTCGGAGCCCACACAGGTGAAGTCCATCTGCTGCGAGGTCTTGCGGCTTTTGAATCAGGCGCCTATGGCGAGGCGATCGAACACCTGGAATTGGCCGTTAGTGAGTTGCCGGACAGTGTTGCGGCAAGAGTTCTGCTGATGCGGTCTTGTCTGATGATGGCGGTTTCCCGCGAAGACCTGGAACTTGCGGTGCAGATGAATCGCGAATTCCGGCAGATGACACCTGTCACGCGGCTCGATCAACTGTACGGCGGCTCTGCGATGACCGGCACCGATCCTCTGCAAGCCATTGAAATGCTGCGGGAGCTGGAACAGCAGGAGTCGTCTCCCGCCGTTCAATACATGCTTGGGCGCGCCTACTTTGCCCGCGTCGTTCAGACATATCTGCGGACTGATCTGGAAGCGGGATTCAATATCGGCGACATGCTGCGGCTGATTGATGCCGCCAGAGCAACTCAGCCGGACAACGTCCTGGCGATGCGCCGGCAGGTACTCGCACATTTCTACGCTGCCGACATTTTCCGGCTTGCCGGTTTCCAGGAGGAGCAACGCCAGAACCTGTTCACGGCACAGGAAACCGCGCGGGAAATGCTGATCGAGTTTCCGGAGGATGCCAAGAGCTACCAGGTGAACTCACTGCTGGCCGCGTTTGATGGCCAGTGGGATTTTGCACTGAAGTATGCACGTGACGCCCGTTTGCGGGCGCATTCCCGAGACGATCTGGCCGACGTGACCTCGTTTCTCCACAGAGCGGGAAGGACTGCCGAAGCGCTTTATGAAGTTGATAAGAATCCGGGATCCAGGCAAGACCAGACAGGTATCTATCGCTGCTTCCTGATCGCCGACTGCGAAGGCGTTGAACAGGCGCTGAACGCGTATCAGGAATGGCTGGCCGCGGTGAACCCCGACGCGCCACCGGATCGCGGCGTTTCTGTGTTCGGTCTGTTCTGTTATCTCGGCCGACCCGAAGAAGCGATCGAACAGACGAAGCAGTTCCAAAGACTGATCCGCACCGATCCGCCAACCGACTCGATGAGTCTGCAGGTCGAAAAATTCACAAGCGGTCTGATCGGGATCGATGAATTGGTTGCTTCGGCAGAAACGCGGCAGGATCGTATCAATGCTCACTATTTGGCCGGTCTCAGCAGGCTCGGTCACGGTGACCGCGCCGGCGCCGTCGCTCACTTTGAGGCCGTTGGAAGCGAAGGATTTCCGGCCTGGGGCCTCGACGTGTTCGACCTGTCCAAAGGGGCCGCGATACTGCTGAACCGCCTTCGCGAAGATCCGAAGTGGCCGCCATGGATTACGAAGAACGCAGATGACAAATAG
- a CDS encoding zinc ribbon domain-containing protein: MPIKFRCHHCQQLLGISRSRAGALVDCPQCGRSLRVPSLDGTTRAVPNPGESVRRDGDLLAALSELSELATSTDDDSGNTSDRTEHDSRLRPVPSEPLPNAEIISLPEPAITVPPTSDSDHDTDFDESIATTYAREPLRELAESFDQAVGQPSLSELGFEQTPARTLPGATWWLISGILMLACLAGGWWIGRNGADGSRRSTDAELSNSGDGSAAGAAASRPRNPVAVASVRGTVMYVDPSGRSVPDSSALLILLPTSRRGDMLLSSRSLRRETEHPDFQATAAALAILGGAIAVADGDGRFQLDATGHGSHILVAVSRHIERPNDLPVPPAVEKALSGYFDSIGHAPGRLAAQAVDVAIDDTTTVDVNLKDFAAGVGSGE, translated from the coding sequence ATGCCGATCAAGTTTCGCTGCCACCATTGTCAACAGTTGCTGGGGATTTCGCGATCACGGGCAGGAGCACTTGTGGATTGCCCACAGTGCGGACGATCGCTGCGAGTTCCGTCGCTGGACGGAACAACGCGAGCCGTACCGAATCCGGGAGAATCAGTCCGCCGCGATGGCGACCTGCTGGCAGCGCTAAGCGAACTGTCGGAACTTGCCACCAGCACCGACGATGATTCGGGCAACACCAGCGACCGGACAGAACACGATTCCAGGCTACGGCCGGTTCCCTCCGAACCGCTGCCCAATGCGGAAATCATTTCGCTTCCCGAGCCCGCTATCACAGTTCCGCCGACTTCCGATTCCGATCACGACACGGACTTCGACGAATCCATCGCGACGACATACGCCCGCGAGCCACTGCGGGAACTCGCGGAGTCGTTTGATCAGGCCGTCGGTCAGCCGAGTCTGAGTGAACTCGGTTTCGAACAGACGCCGGCCCGCACACTCCCCGGTGCAACATGGTGGCTGATTTCGGGAATCCTGATGCTGGCCTGTCTTGCCGGCGGCTGGTGGATTGGTCGGAATGGCGCGGACGGCAGTCGTCGATCGACGGACGCAGAACTGTCGAACTCGGGGGACGGTTCAGCAGCGGGAGCGGCAGCGTCGCGTCCGCGAAATCCGGTCGCCGTTGCGAGCGTCCGCGGGACCGTGATGTATGTCGATCCCTCCGGCCGAAGCGTGCCCGACTCGTCGGCGCTTTTGATCCTGCTGCCGACCAGTCGTCGCGGTGACATGCTGCTGAGTTCACGAAGCCTTCGGCGGGAGACGGAGCATCCGGACTTTCAGGCGACCGCAGCCGCGCTGGCGATTCTCGGCGGCGCGATCGCCGTTGCCGATGGCGACGGTCGTTTTCAACTGGATGCGACCGGTCACGGCAGCCATATTCTGGTCGCGGTCTCGCGTCATATTGAACGGCCAAACGACCTGCCGGTGCCGCCAGCCGTCGAGAAGGCACTGTCCGGATACTTCGACAGCATCGGTCACGCCCCGGGTCGACTGGCCGCGCAGGCAGTCGACGTGGCCATCGATGACACGACGACAGTTGATGTGAATCTGAAGGATTTCGCGGCAGGCGTCGGTTCCGGCGAGTGA
- a CDS encoding DUF1592 domain-containing protein produces the protein MSCFPPQAAADETTTESSASDFAAKAVPFLEKYCASCHSGSDAEGMVRLDQFAESADVQNHFELWEKVILVLREQQMPPIDADQPETAERVAALQAVSQELDAFDCGAGSRPGRVTIQRLNRVEYNNTIRDLVGLDFQPAKDFPSDDVGNGFDNIGDVLTLPPILMEKYLDAARDIAARVFADENARKRVLIHTAAGDSIEEKVEVARRNVDEFASRAFRRPVTQAESDRLFRIMTLAYNADSQENEIFQTVVTAVLVSPHFIYRVELDANSEATDGVRPLNDFELASRLSYFLWSSMPDEQLFERARRGELHTREAVAEEATRMLNDPKSRALVENFAGQWLQLRDLDRLTPDRELFPDFNDSLRQAMRKESEMLFESLIREDRSVLELLTADYTFLNEALAGHYRIEGVTGDEFRKVPLTGARRGILTQGSILLLTSNPTRTSPVKRGKWILDNLLGEPPPPPPPNVPELEAGAEALGTLRERMEQHRSNPACAVCHTKMDAIGFGLENFDAAGAWRDRDGRSEIDPAGSLPGGRTFAGPVELITILAEEKKTEFCRCMTQKLLTYALGRGLQPFDRCTVKQIVRQLSENDYRFGILVREIVTSGPFMTQEIEGSR, from the coding sequence GTGTCGTGTTTTCCGCCACAGGCTGCAGCCGACGAAACGACGACGGAATCCAGCGCGAGTGACTTCGCTGCGAAGGCAGTTCCGTTCCTGGAAAAATACTGCGCGTCCTGCCATTCCGGGAGCGATGCGGAAGGGATGGTGCGACTGGACCAGTTTGCGGAATCCGCCGACGTTCAGAATCACTTCGAGCTCTGGGAGAAAGTCATCCTGGTGCTTCGTGAACAGCAGATGCCTCCCATCGACGCGGATCAGCCGGAGACAGCCGAACGCGTCGCCGCATTGCAGGCTGTGTCGCAGGAGCTTGACGCATTCGACTGCGGCGCCGGCAGCCGGCCGGGGCGAGTCACGATTCAGCGGCTGAACCGGGTTGAATACAACAACACGATTCGTGATCTGGTCGGACTCGATTTCCAGCCCGCTAAGGATTTTCCTTCGGACGACGTCGGCAACGGCTTCGACAACATCGGGGACGTGCTCACGCTGCCTCCGATTCTCATGGAAAAGTATCTCGACGCTGCACGTGACATCGCGGCTCGTGTGTTCGCCGACGAGAACGCGCGAAAGCGTGTGCTGATCCATACCGCTGCAGGTGATTCCATCGAAGAAAAGGTGGAAGTCGCGCGGCGCAACGTCGACGAATTCGCGTCGCGAGCCTTTCGACGCCCGGTCACGCAGGCCGAATCAGATCGACTGTTTCGGATCATGACGCTCGCCTACAACGCTGACTCCCAAGAGAACGAAATCTTCCAGACAGTGGTCACCGCGGTTCTTGTGTCACCACACTTTATCTACCGAGTCGAACTGGACGCCAACAGCGAAGCGACGGACGGAGTCCGGCCGCTGAATGACTTCGAACTGGCGTCGCGGCTGTCGTATTTCCTGTGGAGCAGCATGCCGGATGAACAACTGTTCGAACGTGCTCGTCGCGGTGAACTGCACACCAGAGAAGCGGTCGCCGAAGAAGCCACCCGCATGCTGAATGACCCGAAGTCCCGCGCGCTGGTGGAAAACTTCGCCGGACAATGGCTGCAGCTTCGAGACCTGGACCGGCTGACTCCGGATCGGGAACTGTTCCCCGACTTCAACGATTCCCTGCGGCAGGCCATGCGCAAAGAGTCGGAGATGCTTTTCGAATCGCTGATCCGCGAGGATCGCAGCGTGTTGGAACTGTTGACGGCCGATTACACGTTTTTGAACGAAGCGCTGGCCGGTCATTACCGGATCGAGGGAGTCACGGGCGACGAATTCCGAAAGGTGCCGCTCACCGGTGCGCGCCGCGGAATTCTGACGCAGGGAAGTATCCTGCTGCTGACTTCCAATCCCACACGAACATCACCCGTCAAGCGCGGCAAATGGATTCTGGACAACCTGCTTGGCGAACCGCCTCCGCCGCCGCCGCCAAACGTTCCCGAACTGGAAGCCGGCGCTGAGGCTCTCGGTACGCTGCGGGAACGAATGGAGCAGCATCGGAGTAACCCCGCCTGTGCCGTTTGTCACACCAAGATGGACGCCATCGGATTCGGCCTGGAAAACTTCGATGCGGCCGGAGCCTGGCGTGATCGTGACGGACGCTCCGAGATCGATCCGGCCGGTTCGCTGCCGGGAGGCCGGACATTTGCAGGACCGGTTGAGTTGATCACGATTCTGGCCGAAGAAAAGAAGACGGAGTTTTGCCGCTGCATGACGCAAAAACTGCTGACCTACGCCCTCGGACGGGGTCTGCAGCCGTTTGATCGCTGCACGGTGAAGCAGATCGTCCGCCAGCTATCCGAAAATGACTACCGCTTTGGTATACTCGTCCGGGAAATCGTCACCAGCGGTCCATTCATGACTCAGGAAATCGAAGGTTCCCGTTAA
- a CDS encoding DUF1552 domain-containing protein, translating to MISLTRTRISRRTALRGLGVSMSLPWLEAMAGPAASAPVPAPARMAFIFVPNGVNLSQWTPKTEGYGFDLPYILEPLADVKDDVLVLSGLTHDKGRANGDGPGDHARSASVFLTGAQPRKTDGENIRSGVSADQVAAQAIGQLTRFSSLELGCEQGRSAGNCDSGYSCAYSSNISWSSESTPVGKETNPRLVFERLFASGASKDVAKSQHSRLELQRSILDFISEDAKRLQTNLGRSDRRKLDEYLTGVREIERRLGNTDAPVVYSEDLNYALPAGIPSDYAEHIRLMADMMVLAFQTDTTRVATCMFANAGSNRSYRQIGVPDGHHDLSHHGSDPKKLDKIKQINRFHVAQLAWFLGRLKSIREGERTLLDNSMICYGSGLSDGNRHNNEDLPVILAGGGSGTIDTGRHIRFEYETPMCNLFMSMLDRVGASTDFIGDSTGRLKGLTV from the coding sequence ATGATTAGTCTGACCCGAACGCGAATTTCCCGACGGACGGCATTGCGCGGACTGGGAGTCTCGATGTCGCTGCCGTGGCTGGAAGCAATGGCCGGACCTGCCGCGTCAGCTCCCGTGCCCGCACCCGCGCGAATGGCCTTCATCTTTGTTCCCAACGGCGTCAACCTGTCACAGTGGACGCCGAAGACGGAAGGTTACGGTTTCGACCTGCCTTATATTCTGGAACCGCTGGCGGATGTGAAGGATGACGTGCTGGTGCTGAGCGGTCTGACTCACGACAAGGGTCGAGCGAACGGCGACGGACCCGGCGATCATGCTCGCAGCGCTTCCGTGTTTCTGACCGGCGCTCAGCCGCGCAAGACGGACGGCGAAAACATCCGCTCCGGTGTCTCCGCGGATCAGGTGGCGGCACAGGCCATCGGACAACTCACACGGTTCTCGTCACTGGAACTCGGATGCGAACAGGGACGCAGCGCCGGCAACTGCGACTCCGGTTATAGCTGCGCGTATTCGTCGAACATCTCCTGGTCGTCGGAGTCCACTCCTGTCGGCAAGGAAACCAATCCGCGGCTGGTGTTCGAACGACTGTTTGCCAGCGGTGCCTCGAAGGATGTCGCGAAAAGTCAGCACAGCCGCCTGGAACTGCAGCGAAGCATCCTGGACTTCATTTCCGAAGACGCAAAACGGCTGCAGACGAATCTCGGACGCAGCGATCGACGCAAGCTGGATGAATACCTGACCGGCGTCCGCGAAATCGAACGCCGTCTTGGAAATACCGACGCTCCGGTCGTTTATTCCGAAGACCTGAATTATGCCCTGCCAGCCGGCATTCCGTCCGACTATGCGGAACACATCCGGCTGATGGCCGACATGATGGTTCTGGCGTTTCAGACGGATACAACGCGCGTCGCCACCTGTATGTTCGCCAACGCCGGCAGCAACCGCAGCTATCGGCAGATCGGCGTGCCCGACGGACATCACGATCTGTCACATCATGGCAGCGATCCGAAGAAGCTGGACAAGATCAAGCAGATCAATCGCTTCCATGTGGCGCAGCTGGCGTGGTTCCTGGGGCGACTAAAATCCATCCGCGAAGGCGAACGCACGCTGCTGGACAATTCGATGATCTGCTACGGCAGCGGACTCAGCGACGGCAACCGGCACAACAACGAAGACCTGCCGGTGATTCTTGCCGGCGGCGGCAGCGGCACGATTGATACGGGACGACACATCCGCTTCGAATATGAAACGCCGATGTGCAATCTGTTCATGTCGATGCTCGACCGAGTGGGCGCGTCAACGGACTTCATCGGTGACAGCACCGGACGCCTGAAGGGTCTCACCGTTTGA
- a CDS encoding HEAT repeat domain-containing protein — protein MIRSTLFVLVLFAVDGSAFAAAEDIRDASIDSLVANLKSDDVDKRRDAAYEIARRRDDSPATVDALAGAASDRDEQVRFQSLMTLGRIGDRAAPAIPALIECLSHRDDQVRYRAASALGRIGSAAVPALSDAVQSENTTIRRSAAVALGLVGPQADSALPLLQQRLADNSGDVREAAARAITAIAPRDDSLLAEIVANDNSQVRQIGIDAIAEFGANSAAALQLLRDSAEDSNPVVRSMIVLALCRSDIPADEKQATIERALQDSDTSVRAAAVVALEKSKLTGESIAQSIARHLQNENAQVRNSAVAALGVLKSDARTILPALLEALQSGRVDPGQTASTLVRIGQDAIPQLLQAVANNHDAVPVIADALAAIGSPAADPLMHAVTDSDAAVRLTAIRALGNIRPVTSEALNACAKGLTDDSADVRAASVRALVETGKAADFAAPEIAAAAEDSDADVRAAAVLAIAAFDYPTDTVAKILNAAISDSSSLVRANALTAISGNTAILKTRLDDVVRFFADEAPDVRASAAATLGTLPADDVTDKALAALATALADEDNSVRISAAGAIANIGRSSNELLTALSGNLGHDDQPLVLAALNAAAALGHDAAGVADSVTPLLHHPEASVRAAAVQAFAAIEPDSEKRTTAFLELLRDDAWDVRRNSAEGLGKLGPAAKAAVPVLFEMLDSNDDAEFARAAIRDIDAAGPDAVPVLINGLKSSDRRKQYYAVFLLRKVGSEAADALPILEEMSKTENRRLRDSIREAIDAIRKSE, from the coding sequence GTGATTCGATCGACCCTGTTCGTGCTCGTGTTATTCGCGGTTGACGGCTCAGCGTTCGCTGCGGCTGAAGATATCCGCGATGCGTCCATCGACTCACTCGTCGCGAACCTGAAATCAGACGACGTCGATAAGCGCCGCGACGCAGCCTACGAAATCGCGCGGCGACGTGACGACTCACCGGCCACGGTCGACGCACTGGCCGGCGCTGCAAGTGATCGGGACGAACAGGTGCGGTTTCAGTCCCTGATGACTCTGGGCCGCATCGGGGACAGAGCGGCCCCGGCCATTCCGGCGCTGATTGAATGCCTGTCACACCGCGATGACCAGGTTCGCTATCGCGCGGCGTCCGCATTGGGCAGGATTGGATCGGCGGCGGTTCCGGCGCTATCCGACGCCGTGCAAAGCGAAAACACAACGATCCGTCGCAGCGCGGCTGTGGCTCTTGGCCTCGTCGGACCACAGGCCGATTCCGCGCTGCCGTTGCTGCAGCAGCGGCTTGCCGACAACTCCGGCGACGTGCGGGAAGCCGCGGCACGCGCCATCACGGCAATCGCGCCCCGAGACGACTCGCTGCTGGCCGAAATTGTGGCGAATGACAACTCCCAGGTTCGCCAAATCGGGATCGATGCGATTGCCGAGTTTGGTGCGAACTCCGCCGCCGCACTTCAGCTATTGCGTGATTCTGCGGAAGATTCCAACCCCGTCGTTCGTTCCATGATCGTGCTGGCGCTGTGCCGCTCGGACATCCCTGCGGATGAAAAGCAGGCAACGATCGAGCGCGCTTTGCAGGATTCGGATACTTCCGTTCGAGCCGCCGCTGTCGTCGCTTTGGAGAAGTCGAAGCTGACCGGAGAAAGTATTGCCCAGTCGATCGCGCGACACCTGCAGAACGAAAACGCACAGGTCCGGAACTCCGCAGTCGCGGCCCTTGGCGTCCTGAAGTCAGACGCACGGACAATCCTGCCGGCACTGCTGGAAGCGCTGCAAAGCGGTCGGGTCGACCCCGGACAGACGGCGTCAACGCTGGTGCGTATCGGCCAGGATGCGATTCCGCAACTGCTGCAGGCCGTCGCCAACAACCACGATGCGGTGCCGGTGATCGCCGACGCGCTGGCCGCCATCGGGTCGCCCGCTGCCGATCCTCTGATGCACGCCGTGACCGACTCCGACGCGGCCGTGCGGCTCACAGCCATTCGCGCACTGGGAAATATCCGCCCCGTCACCAGTGAAGCGCTGAATGCATGCGCGAAGGGCTTGACCGATGATTCTGCTGACGTCCGTGCCGCGAGCGTCAGAGCTCTGGTGGAAACCGGCAAAGCTGCTGACTTCGCTGCCCCTGAAATCGCGGCAGCCGCTGAAGACAGCGACGCCGACGTTCGTGCGGCAGCCGTGCTTGCAATCGCCGCATTCGACTATCCGACGGACACCGTTGCAAAGATCCTGAACGCAGCAATCTCCGACAGCAGTTCGCTGGTGCGGGCAAACGCTCTAACGGCTATCAGTGGCAATACGGCGATCCTGAAGACTCGCCTGGACGACGTTGTTCGCTTCTTCGCTGACGAAGCTCCGGACGTGCGAGCCTCAGCAGCCGCAACTCTGGGAACACTGCCGGCGGACGACGTTACTGACAAGGCTCTGGCTGCGCTGGCAACCGCGCTGGCCGATGAGGACAATTCCGTTCGAATCTCGGCGGCCGGCGCGATCGCGAACATTGGCCGTTCCAGCAATGAACTACTGACCGCTTTGTCTGGCAATCTCGGCCACGATGATCAGCCTCTGGTGCTGGCCGCATTGAACGCCGCTGCGGCTCTGGGGCACGACGCCGCCGGCGTTGCGGATTCCGTCACGCCCCTGCTGCACCATCCGGAAGCTTCCGTTCGGGCAGCAGCCGTTCAGGCGTTTGCGGCGATTGAGCCGGACAGCGAAAAGCGAACGACTGCATTCCTGGAACTGCTTCGTGATGACGCGTGGGACGTCCGACGGAATTCGGCGGAAGGACTTGGCAAGCTGGGACCTGCCGCCAAAGCTGCGGTTCCGGTGCTGTTCGAAATGCTGGACAGCAACGACGACGCGGAATTCGCCCGCGCCGCCATTCGCGACATTGATGCCGCCGGACCGGATGCCGTTCCGGTGCTGATCAACGGCCTGAAGTCCAGTGACCGCCGAAAGCAATACTATGCGGTCTTCCTTCTTAGAAAAGTGGGCTCGGAAGCCGCCGATGCTCTGCCAATCCTGGAAGAAATGTCCAAAACGGAAAACCGTCGCCTGCGGGATTCGATCCGGGAAGCCATCGACGCAATCCGCAAGAGCGAATAG